Genomic window (Polyangiaceae bacterium):
CGAAGTTGCCATTGCCATCGCGGCAGCGGCGGCCTTCGTTCACGCTCTGGATTTCGTCAGACAGACCCGTGGGGATCTTGACCGCGCCGTAGGCACCGAAAGCTCCGATAGCCAGCCAGTCCGTGATGTTGTAGTTCAACCGCGCGCCGAACAAGATGGTGCGCTGGTACTCGTCCAACAGCGTGAAGCTCGCCGCCGGTGCGACCTCGATGCGACCCTCGCGATAGAGGCGCAGCTTGCGCACCGCCGGTGCGCCTGCCAGCGGACCGGTCAGGAGAATTTCTTGGGCCTGAGCCGTCTGCTCGGTGGCCGCTAGGGACAGCGCGCATGCCGCTAGCGTCATGGCCAGTCGGCGGGTGCCTCGAGACTTGTTCATCGTCGTTCCCATCGCTACGTGACCTCGCCGCTGTCCCATCACTTCGGCAACCTGTATTCGAAGGAGAACGGGAGGAAGATCGAGACGCCGACCTGTGCCTGCACGTTGTTGGTCAGCTTGCTGTCGCCGAACCAGGTGTCCTTGTTGAGCTGCTCCGTGAGCGTCGGGGCGATCTCCGTGCTCTCGAGCTTCTCATTGTAGATGTAGTCGCGAACTTCGAGCATGGCGGCAAACCAGCGATTGAAGAAGATGCGCAGCCCGATGCCGGCGTTGAAGGCCAGCTTGGGCTCGAACTCGAAGTTGCGGTTGTCCGGGTCGATGACCGGGATCGGGCGAGTGCTGATCGCTCCGACTCCACCAACGATGTAGGCGTCGTAGTGGAAGATGAAGTCCTGGAACCCAGCGAACTTTCCGTACGCAGGCACGTAGGTGAAATTCAGCGCCGCGGACCAGTCGTACTCGTTCAACGGCACGCCCACACGCGCGGAGCGTCGCACCTGCGCGTTGAAGTCGCTGTCGACGTTGAACGGCCGGTAGTAGTTGAAGTTTGCACCAATCGCGAGGACGTTGGTGATGTAGTAGTTCAGCGCCAGACCGGGCCCGGGGTGACTCACGAACTGGTCGTTCAAGCTGAACGACCAGTAGGGGTTGACCTCGAAGCGACGCACCCGCAACGCGAACAGCTGCTGCACGGCGTAGATCTGCTCGTTCAGAGGCTTGGCAGCCTCTTTCTCCATGTCCAGCTTCGGACATGCCGCCGGGTCGATCTGGCAGATGTCGCCCAGGCCTTCCCCGCCCGGCAACTCCTCGCCTGGCAGCTCGCCGCCGGGTAGCTCTTCGCCACCTTCGCCGGCCTCGCCGCCTTCACCAGCTTCCCCGCCGGCCTCGCCGCCAGCTTCGCCTTCGGCTCCGGCTTCCGCCTCGGCCTTGTCTTTCGCCGGCGTTGCTCCTTGGGCCCAAGCAGATGCCGGGGCCGCGCTGAGCGCCGCCGCAACGAAGAGCGCAATGCGCGTGTTCTTCATCGATGCCTCGTGACCGTTTCCTCTACAACGACTGCTCAACGAACCGCTACGACAGCCCCGCAACTACTTAGAATTATTGGTAAAATACGCAACAGGCAAACGCGGCGCGACTATATCACGCTGGGTTTTTCGCGATCAACAAGGAAAACAGGCGTCCCTTCGCGCCCCCCGGAATCCTCGCAAGAAGCGGGTTTCCAGCCCTGTCAGGCATCCGCTTCCTCGCCCTCTCGGCCCAGCAGCGCCTCCACGAACGCGTCCGGAGCAAAATCGTGCAGATCGTCGGGACGCTCTCCCAGGCCGATGAAGCGCACAGGCAGCTTGAGGGTGTCACAAATACCGAGCACCACGCCGCCCTTGGCGGTGCCATCCAGCTTGGTCAACACCAACCCCGTCACCGGCAGGGTGTCGGTGAACTCCTTCGCTTGGGTCAGGGCGTTTTGACCCATGGTTGCATCGATCACCAACAAGATCTCGTGGGGCGCGCCTTCGAGCGCCTTGCCAGCGGTCTTCGCGATCTTGGTCATTTCCGTCATCAGGTTCGTCTTCGTATGCAGACGACCCGCCGTGTCGGCCAGGACGACATCGGCGTCCTTCTCCTGAGCCTTCTTCACTGCCTCGAACACCACGCTACCGGGGTCGGCGCCATCCTTGCCCTTGATGACTTCGCAGCCGACGCGGTCGCCCCAGACGACCAACTGCTGCACCGCCGCCGCACGAAAAGTGTCGCCTGCAGCCAGCACGCACTGCTTGCCCTCCGCCATCAGCTTGGTGGCGAGCTTGCCGATCGTCGTGGTCTTGCCGGCGCCATTGACGCCGACCAACAACACCACCGTCGGCTTGTCTCGCAGCAGGAATGCCCCTGCTTTGCCATCCACCGCCAGAATGTCCTTGGCTTCGGCGCGCAGCGCCTCCCACACCTTGGCGGGCTTGTCCAAATCGCCTTTGGCCAAGCGCTCCTTCAGTCGTTCCAGGAGCAGCTCGGTGGTCTTGACGCCAACGTCCGAAGCGAGGAGCGCCTCTTCGATCTCTTCGGCGATGCCCGCATCGATCTCGCGCTTGCCGGTCAGCAGCGCCTTCAACCGACCGAACAGACCTTCTTCGCCGCGCGACTTCGCGAGCCCCTTGCGCATGCCGGAGACATCGACGAGCGACGTCAGGGAGGGGCGCGCTTCTGCGACGGCGGCCCTTTCCTCCACGTCGACATCGATGGCTGCTGCTTGTTCGGAGGGCGCCTCGGGTTCCCCTTTGGGCTCCGCGGGCGCCGGCTTCTCCGATGGACGCTTTGGCTCGACCTCGGGTTTTGCTGGCGCCTTCTTCGGCGGCAGCTTTGCTTCGCCTGCGGGCGGCGGTAGCGCTGGTTCTTCTCCGCTCTTGCGCAGGAAGAGGAAGTAGATCGCCGCCAGAACGGCGACGCCTACGACCACGTAGATGAGCATGTCCATGATCTTGTGCTTCCGGCTCGTGGTGCCGGGCGGACTATACCCAACTTGGCCGTCGTCTCAACGCTCCCGACCAGGGCCCTCGGATCCTGGCTCCGCCTGGCGGATCCTGGCTTCCTCGGCGGCATCTGGGGAAGCCGGGCCGAACGCCGCGCGCTCGACGTCACGGGCCCATCGTCGCGCGACCTCGTCGCGGCGGTCGCCAGCCACCTCCGCGACCTGGGCCGGCGTCGGATCGCCCTCGGGCTGGTAGGGGGGGCCCTTGCGCTTGGCCCAGTCCACCAGCCGCGTCAGCAGCGCCCGGCGCCGCGATACCATGCGGATGACGACTTGGCCGGCAGGCGGCACCGCGCGTCGCAGGGAGCTGTGCAGCGGCGCATCGCAACGCAGTTCGCTCCCCTCGCCAGCGTTGCAGTGCGGCAGCTCGAAGCGCCCCTGTTCGTCCGTGATGGTGCTGGCACTCGGCGCGCTCCCCTCGAAGCTCGGCATCACGATCCGCACCTCCGCGCCGACGATCGCGACTCCCTCGTGCGCGTCCAGTACGGCGCCTCGCCATCCGCTGCGTGCCTTCCCCGCCACGACGACCTCGACCGAGGGCTGTCCCGTGGCAGCCGCGGGTGCGGGCTTGCTCGCGGGGCGCATGGGGCGCCGCCAGCCGCGGAGCACCCATGCTGCAACCGCCGCTGCTCCGAGCAGCCAGGGGAGGCTGCGCCACGGCGCTGGTGGACGCACCTCCATGGACACCTGGATCGGATCCGAGGCGAGCCACCAGGGCGCCGCGGGCAAGTAGCGCACGCTGAGCAGCAAGCTGCCCTCGTTGGCCAAGATGGGCCCGCTCCACACCGCCGCCCCGTTTTCCACGGGCGCCGTCCCGAGCGAGCGCTGCCCCGCGAGCACCTCGATGGCGCCTTCTTGTACGGCTCCGTGCACGGAACTCGCCGCGATTCGCACGACGGCCTGCTCGCCGGAGCGAACCGCCGCCACGTCTTGCGCGAGAGTCAGGCTCACGCGCGCCGTCTTGTGCACATGGGTCAGGGTTTCTGCTGACGACAAGGTTCGACTGCCCAGAAAGCGCACCCGGAGCCTCGCAGAGCCCGGCGCGCCCAGGGTCTTGGACTTCAACCGAAGGCTGCCTCGGTCGCCCGGACTCAGATTGATTTCACCTAGGTCTCGGGCCTCGTCTCCCTCCAGGAGCTGGACGCCCAAGGTGATGGCGTCGCTGCGATCCGCCGCGTCGAAGGGAGGGTCGACACGGGTTTCCACGTGCAAGATCTGCTCCGCCCGATCCAACGACAGCACTCGTGGTTCTGGCGTGAAGGAGAGCCCCAGGCTGCGCTGGTCGCTGTTGACCTTCACTCGTTGCTCCAGACGGTCGAAGAACTTGTCGCCTTCGAACCGAACCACGAGCTCGCCGTTGAGCCCTTCATCCCGCAGCAGGAAACAGAACGCTCCAGCGCCGTCCGTGTCGACCACCACCACGTCACGACTGTGGCGGAGGTTCTCCGGCGTCGTGGAACGGCAGGGTGAAGGAAGGGGCAGGGTCACGTTCGCGGGGGGAGACACTCGCACCTGTGCGCCGCCGATGGGGCGTCCCGAGTCGTCGCTCAGCACCCCGCGAACTTCCACGCCCGAGTCCCGGCGCACCGCCCGCACGTCGAGTTCCGTACTGCCACGCACTCGTAGCTTCACCGCTGCGGCTGGTGCCGCGCAAAGCAGAGTTGCCAGCATCGCACCCCAACACAGGGCCACGCAGGATGTGGGATAGAGCCCTCGGGCCATCGTCGGCATGAAACCTTACGCGCAACGCTTGCGGAGTCACGATCTATTGAAGCTAGAGAGCACGCCTGCCGTCCATCTTTGATAGCGCACCATCGTGATCTCCCCGCCCCCAGCCGAATGCAGTGGCTCCCCGTTCGCCCGCGACTTTGAGCGACGCGACGTTCACCACGTCGTGGTAGGCTGGCTGCGCATGCAGTGGGGACGCGTCGGGCTCAGCTTCTTCGGGTTCCTGGTGTCCCTCGTGCTGACGACCAGCCCCGTGTTCGCGAAGGACTCCGTGTCCACGTTGGCGAAGCGTCTGCGTGACGCCGAAGACTTCCGCGTGCGCACG
Coding sequences:
- the ftsY gene encoding signal recognition particle-docking protein FtsY, with product MDMLIYVVVGVAVLAAIYFLFLRKSGEEPALPPPAGEAKLPPKKAPAKPEVEPKRPSEKPAPAEPKGEPEAPSEQAAAIDVDVEERAAVAEARPSLTSLVDVSGMRKGLAKSRGEEGLFGRLKALLTGKREIDAGIAEEIEEALLASDVGVKTTELLLERLKERLAKGDLDKPAKVWEALRAEAKDILAVDGKAGAFLLRDKPTVVLLVGVNGAGKTTTIGKLATKLMAEGKQCVLAAGDTFRAAAVQQLVVWGDRVGCEVIKGKDGADPGSVVFEAVKKAQEKDADVVLADTAGRLHTKTNLMTEMTKIAKTAGKALEGAPHEILLVIDATMGQNALTQAKEFTDTLPVTGLVLTKLDGTAKGGVVLGICDTLKLPVRFIGLGERPDDLHDFAPDAFVEALLGREGEEADA
- a CDS encoding outer membrane beta-barrel domain-containing protein, translating into MKNTRIALFVAAALSAAPASAWAQGATPAKDKAEAEAGAEGEAGGEAGGEAGEGGEAGEGGEELPGGELPGEELPGGEGLGDICQIDPAACPKLDMEKEAAKPLNEQIYAVQQLFALRVRRFEVNPYWSFSLNDQFVSHPGPGLALNYYITNVLAIGANFNYYRPFNVDSDFNAQVRRSARVGVPLNEYDWSAALNFTYVPAYGKFAGFQDFIFHYDAYIVGGVGAISTRPIPVIDPDNRNFEFEPKLAFNAGIGLRIFFNRWFAAMLEVRDYIYNEKLESTEIAPTLTEQLNKDTWFGDSKLTNNVQAQVGVSIFLPFSFEYRLPK